The Cucumis melo cultivar AY chromosome 5, USDA_Cmelo_AY_1.0, whole genome shotgun sequence genome has a segment encoding these proteins:
- the LOC103502852 gene encoding acidic endochitinase-like, whose product MALLRLLCFSLFIVSAIISCHALQIGVYWGQGQNETTLFDTCATGNYQIVNIAYLSSFHTRGNGTLNLPGHCDPTTGDCTKLSKEIKSCQALGIKVFLSIGGGAGSYTLNSTNDDDATNDALYLWNNFLGGKSSSRPLGEAVLDGIDFVAAWDQSAKHRDKLARALMKYKEQSRSKIYLSAAPECPFPDADLQPAINTGVFDYVWVQFFNNPPCDYSHGSLDNLLASWTKWTEINAGEVFALLPAAPQVAFSGYIPPDAVRSLVLPELKRNSKFGGVILWSREYDRGYSSSISQQVCGSAWSDTTSDMALLPMGSKYGDTQGFRTCRGTCML is encoded by the coding sequence ATGGCGTTGTTACGTTTACTCTGTTTCTCTCTGTTCATCGTCTCCGCCATCATCAGCTGCCATGCCCTCCAGATCGGAGTTTACTGGGGACAGGGTCAGAATGAAACCACCCTCTTTGATACTTGCGCCACCGGCAATTACCAAATCGTCAACATAGCCTATCTCAGTTCATTTCATACACGTGGAAATGGAACGCTTAATTTACCGGGCCACTGCGATCCAACCACCGGCGACTGTACTAAATTGAGCAAAGAAATCAAGTCATGTCAAGCCTTGGGCATCAAGGTTTTCCTCTCCATTGGCGGCGGTGCCGGTAGCTATACTCTGAATTCCACCAACGATGATGATGCCACCAACGACGCCTTATACTTATGGAACAATTTCCTCGGCGGCAAATCAAGTTCCCGTCCTTTAGGAGAGGCCGTACTGGACGGCATTGACTTCGTTGCCGCATGGGATCAGTCAGCGAAGCATAGAGATAAGCTTGCAAGAGCGTTAATGAAATACAAGGAACAGAGTAGGAGTAAAATTTACTTATCCGCTGCTCCAGAATGTCCCTTCCCTGATGCGGATCTACAGCCTGCTATCAACACAGGAGTCTTTGATTACGTTTGGGTTCAATTTTTCAACAATCCCCCCTGCGATTACTCGCATGGAAGTCTTGATAACTTGCTGGCTAGTTGGACTAAGTGGACAGAAATAAATGCAGGCGAAGTGTTTGCGTTATTGCCTGCGGCTCCACAAGTGGCATTTTCGGGATATATTCCTCCTGATGCGGTGAGAAGTCTAGTGTTACCGGAGCTTAAGCGCAATTCAAAATTTGGGGGAGTGATTTTGTGGTCTAGGGAATATGACAGAGGGTATAGTTCAAGCATCAGCCAACAGGTATGTGGATCGGCGTGGAGTGACACGACGAGTGATATGGCGTTGCTCCCCATGGGCAGTAAGTATGGCGATACACAAGGATTTAGAACTTGTAGAGGAACTTGTATGCTTTGA